The sequence below is a genomic window from Bos indicus isolate NIAB-ARS_2022 breed Sahiwal x Tharparkar chromosome 24, NIAB-ARS_B.indTharparkar_mat_pri_1.0, whole genome shotgun sequence.
CTTCAggtaaaagtcatttttaaagggTCGATTTTTCATTTACATGTAACCATACatcttatttacatatatatgactCAACTTTCATTCAGTTTTCTTCATTTGAAGTCTACATTTTAACTGGTATGTAACCATTATATAGTCTTCACAGAAGGACTACATATCCTCTTATTCACAGGCAGTTCTGATGATAATCCTTTGTCTCCACATTGAGAACTGAACACAGTTAAAGCCTCAGTGAATAATAAAGATGAAGATCCAGTGTTAAATCTGCTTACAGCCAGCTATTCAAGGAGTCAGCAGCTGCAACTAAGTCCAAAGCAAGGATGACTGAAGACATGGACCACTGCTTAATGCTGCTACTGCCATGAAATTCTTATACTGGGTTCATTTTTTCTCTAGTAATGTTTAAAGTTATCTCAGTTCTTTAACTCAAGAGAACTGCTATATTTAGGctgttaacaacaaaaaaaatcaagagcaTGTACCTTTGTCCATAGTCTCCAAAGGTTCAAGTGCAAGAACTGTCTAAAACCTGGTATATAAGGCACCCTATTCCACTTTTTTCTTAAGAGAAACCTTTCCTTTGGTTTCTTGCAGTTTTTCAGTGAGTCTGTCCTTTGTCTCTTCCATCTTCTCTGTGAGGAGCTCCTTTGTTTCCTCCATCTTGTCTTGCAGGTACTCCTTCACGGGGGGTGGTGTCGACATGTAGCCCCGGCTACGCAGATACTTCACAGTGAAGGAGGTCCCCCCCAGAGTTACAGTGTACCGCGCAGGTGTTGCAATCTGCAGGAAAACGAGACAGTTTAGTACTGATTATAACTACCATCTTAAGCAAAAActggctggctcagtggtaaagactccgcctgcaatgcaggtgacgcCGGTTCCacatctctgtgtcaggaagatcccctggaggaggaaatggcaacccactccagtattcttgctgagacaatcccatggacagaggtgcctggcgggccacacagtccatggggtcgcaaagagtcggacactactgagcacacatAAGCAAAAATAGTGTAAAATTAAAACTCTTGGTAATAACTATCAATTACTTTATTGCTTCACAAGGCTAAAACAGTTACATGCTATATGGTTTTCCCTCCTAACATTCCATAAGTATCTGTCACCTAGACACTGACCTAGGATCAGAGAACATACACAGTAGCAGCACCACAGTTTGTACCCCACATGCTAATGAACCTGGGGGCAGAAGCCCGGAAATCAGTGAGAGCTCAGGACCCTCCGACAACAAAGGCATATGCATTTCCGTTCTCAGAAACCCTAACAACCTGCACACACTATACCAAACTGAGGGGCAAACACGAGCCAAATGTTTGTTCTTCATGGAGTTTAGTTTCACTTGTAAATCTCTTTTCTTTAACTTCTCCAGGCTTTATGATACTTTATCATTACAGTCCACACTGAGTCTGGAATCCCAACCAGGAACTTTGTGAGGCAAACAAATGGTAAAATGGCACACATGCAGGAGACAAGTACAGGTCAACTGACGAGAGGTTAGTCCCGAACTAACTAGTAGACTAATTGGTTCAAAGGGAGAATTGTAACAGCAGAGGCTGCATCACATTCTGAGGCAAGGATCCTCCCTATCTGCTGTTCTACCTGAGAAGTCAGGTTACAGGAAACCCCAAGTGGACAATTcacacctccctcctcccagagGAACGTTGAGTAGAGCCACTGCTGACATCAGCCCACCTGCGTGCCAGCCTCGTGTTTCAATTCTAAGCAGACCAGCAGGCACTGAGCACTGATGCTCCTTCAGAGCACAGCACCAGCACGGGAAACGCAGCACAAGAAGACAGAACTCTGAACCCCTAGGCACTCATGAGCAAAGACAACAGACATTCAGAaaagaagacacacacagactgtgaTATGAGAGTATGGGATAAGAAACAGTTATAATTAGGGACATGGTTTAAACCATCAGGACAGCTAGATTTATTAAGGTTAAACTACACAAACTGCAAATTCATAAATTGGTAATTTATGAATTCAATAAGTTTTAATGTTGAAAAACTCAGCAATTAAGCTTTAGGCCTATAGTCAAAATTATCATATAAGAAATCCAGTATTTCAGAGGACTTTAATGAGGATTAAAGTACTACTATAAACCTATAattctatgtatttttataacaAAGATAAATTAACATCTAGTTTCCCAATGTTTTCTACCTGGTTTCTTAGAATAAAGCTACAAAGAACCTcataattttttgtcagttgagAAAAACTACATTAATATAGCTAAACTCCACAATTTACAATGAGTCTTCCAAAATAACCACAAGTATAAAAACTATTTACAAAGATGTCATTGTCTGAATCTAGACAACAGTTGTAAAgacaatgaacaaatgaaatatatGTAACATCAACAACTAAGTCTAAGGTTTATCACAGAAATCACTTTGATTTAAACTTTACTATTTTACTTTCTAGGAAGATgaactattataaacagtaaaataaatgctaaatttCACTAATATGTCAGATGGCATATGGATCTCTGATTAAGGAAAATTAATGTACTATCAGTAGGAGAAATGTCAGAGATGACCTGCTTGCTAGGAATTCATTAGTCTCACATGTGTCTCAGCACAGAAGGCTGTGAACAACCTACGTATTCTTAGGgctcttcttccttagccatCATTTTATTTAcccttaaaaaatgtatattttacttttagtCAATAGACATATAAGAGATGAAATACACTAAGTTATAAAGGTAAGCCTGGGAACAGGCAGGGAGTATTATGAAGGTTCAGTGTGAGGCGCCATCCACCCACAGCAGTACCTACCTTAAACAGGGCATATGCTGTTAGTGCATTTCCACTCTGGGAATTTTTCAGAATGTTCACTATACTGTCAGGTAACCCAATAAGTTCTAGAAAAGGAACGACATTCACTCCtctaagaaagaaacagaaagtaatttatatgtatataaactttTGGGggtaattattttcaaaagattaCCTGAAAACATCAAAaccaaatttttgtttaaaagtcaGTTCTGCATCACCAAGCACACTCTAACTTCACTCTAAAGGAACAACGTGCATGAACACCAGCATCCCACTGTTCACAGCTCCTGCTCATGGACATCCCTCATTAGCACACTGAAAAAATAGAATCATTTATCAGAGCAAAATTAATAGCACTAGGTAACCTGAGAAAAAAGGATCAGAATCATTCACCTGATCTTGGAATCTTTAGTTCCTTAGAATGATCCAACTCAAACTTATAAGACCtaattttcatctctaaaattaCATGTCAAACTACACTATTACCATAAAAGCAAGGGATATTAATAACATCACTTACTGTGTTATTATGCAAAGAATAAATGATTCTATGGGTTTGATAAAACTTCAATGATTCTAAAAAGATGCTTCTACTATCAAGCTCAGAAGGCACCTGAAGAAGCAATTACCATAAACTGCAAGAAATTtttgaagggagggagagaaggcagaTATAGTTTCTAATctagctgcagctgctgctgctgctaagtcgcttcagtcgtgtccaactctgtgcgaccccatagacggcagcccaccaggctcccccgtccctgggattctccaggcaagaacactggagtgggttgccatgtccttctccaatgcatgaaagtgaaaagtgaaagtgaagttgctcagtcgtgtctgactcttagcgaccccatggactgcagcccaccaggctcctcggtccatgggattttccaggcaagagtactggagtggagtgccattgccttctctgctaatcTAGCTGGTAAACCCTAATTGCTTTTTAGTTTCCCTGAGTGTTGAGTTTGCCACGATGACTTATTTGTGCTCTCCTGCTCTCTCCCTCATTATCCGTACTGGGTTAGCCAAATGTTTCCAAAACATTGCAGAAAACCCAAACTTTCTGATCAACCCAGTAGTTTTGCAGATGTTCTGCTTTCACCCTTAAATGACAAGGTTCTCATTCTGTGCTTCTCCTTCATAAGCACAATCATCACAGGAAACTTAACATATAGGATAGTATATAGTTAATACAACAGTACattatttaatgttaaaattCCCTGTATTGTCCCATGTCCCTTATCACTATCTTCTCcgtgttttccagtttttctccaGAAGTGCTACCCAGCATATTCTGTTGAGGAGGAAGGCAGGGTGTCTTTTTTTGACGCTGAGACTTTTGAAGGTCCTGGGCCATTCATGTGGTAGAATAGCCCCCCAACTTGAATTTGATTGTTTGCTCATGATTAGATTTGGGGTAAATGTTTCCTGACAAGAAAGCTACAGAGCTGATTCTGCGCCGTCAGAGCATCACAGCAGGAGCCCTAGGATCAGTCAGTCCCATCCCTGATGTGAGTCTGACTTGTGGTTAAGGTCTGGTCTACAGGTTACTCCTCTGTACAAGTATTCTTGCTCTTTATAATAAAGAAAGGGAACAGCCtggattcattattattatactgGTTGTAATCTCCtagtttatttttaacattaaaaattaatttgtttaacTGGGAAAAGTTGTCCCTCTCTGATCTCACAATATAATACTAGGAGATCAGAGAACTTTTTGATCAGCTAAAATCAAATCAGATAAACCCAGCATCTAGTTGGCTGAATCAAAAACCTGTATTTAACACAACTCCAACATTACAATAAAATCATCTCAAAGATTACACAGTTAAGATTTACTGCCATTCAAACATACACTAATATTTTCTAAGTATGACTTCCCTTAGAACAAACTGACTTAATTTCTCAAGTGTTAAGGATCTAACAAAAACATTAAGGGCTGTTCTGGAAAGCAACACATCCTACCTAATGTAACTGAGCTATGTGATGCTGTAACAGAACTGGACCAGCAGTCATGGCTGGGCAATAGAGCTGGGTCTGGCAAACAAATTTCCATGCTGACAGAAAGCCAAAGGTAGGTGGTGGTGGATGAGGGATAGGACTTTAAAGCCTAATAAATTAACATCACTAGATTATTTCAGGGTCTAATTTTTTGGTTATAGAACTTCTTTACTGaaagcaaggaaaaataaatggaaaaaaagtacTCTTAATAGTCCAAATAAGAATCTCATATTCAATTAATTAAATTTCTCCCCCTCAGGTCAGGAGGCTGAATGCTTATTAAAAGCAACTTAgggaaggcaaaagaaacaaggaagaaaCTCATCATCAGTCACAAAACCAAATCAGAAAAATTCTCAATGGCTCCAAAAAGAAAATTTGGTATGTAGAAAGCCATTCATTAAATAGAAGAAATGAATGCCTatgaaatttttatgtaaaatggtACACAATTTTAGGCTCCATTAAAAAACTACATGCAGTTCTGAAGACTTCTATATTACACATGTCCAGAAAATGTCATTAATAAACAAAAAGGTAACTCCATAAAATGCACATGCAAAATCTCTGCAAAGAAAGGAACAACTGTTAAAGAAAATGATACACAATGAAGAAGGAAGTAACTGAGTAACAAGAACAGAAAGGCACAGAAAGatactaaaagaaacaaaatagcatcacacagattaaaaataatccttttcAGAACACTGGCAAAGAAACATTTCTAGACTTGTGTTTCCTAAGAAGAGTCTCCATTCcatcatcttttaatttagtaAAGGATAAGCTCTTTCCAACAAGTGAGCTTTATAATACTTAATACCTATCAAACATTAAATATAACCCAAAACTGAAAATCAGCAGTCTTTTGGAAAGTATAGAATAATTCTAAACCCACTAGGGGAGTTCCCGAAAACATCAAAATGGTCTTCACTGTGCATCTCATTGCCTGCAGATGATGAGCACGCTGCCCGCTTGGTCACACCCAGGccacagcaagaaaagccacACAGCACTCAGGGAACAGGCACACGCTGGCACACCCAGTTCTGCTGGTGGCAGAAACAAACTGGAAATCATAGGGAATCTGGCTTGTACGTGAAACTCCTGCTCCTAAAACAATGTGAATAACACAACtcactttaaaagaaaggaaCAGTATTTATCAAGAAAGGTATATTTAGAAATTCTATGTTTTAAGTGCACAACAAATCAACTTCCGATCAGAACAAAAGACTTTACCTTGACATTCATCAGATGTAACATTAAGGTATAAGTCTATAACTTGTTCATTTTTGTGTCTACAACAGATACAAGTCAGGCTTTGTAAAAATCTTACTAATTTCCAACCAAAATCATACATGTGGCAAAATAAGTTCTTTTCACAGTGATTAGCACTTTTAGCAATATCTTATTTAAATACAAAGCTAACTTATGGTGCTGTCAAATTTTTGGAAttggttattttatttctgtgctaTCCTAGATGCTGATGGGACACGAGCACAGTGATTAAGATTTGAAATCAGACTGAGTTATTTTGGGGAAAAACTAAGTTATTTTGACTTATTCTTGTTTAATCTGCTCTCTACTTAATAAGATGGGTATAATTACATTACCTATTTCATATGGTTGctctgagaattaaataagatgataCAGTTAACAAAAATTTTAGTATATCTGCTGTACATAGTAAGCAAATGTTAGCTATTGTTattaaaatgtggaaaacagCTATGAAAAAGTCATCCTCTATCAGTTAAAGAcattaaagcatttaaaaaactatttaaaggCTTTCATTAGTATAATTAACATTCTGATAAAACAGGCTCAATCAAGCAGAAACTTACTTCATGGCTGCATAGTAAAATGTTCCAAACCAAACAGCAGAAGTTATTAGATGCACTGGAATCAAAACTTTTCCATACTGTCTAAATGTTTTCTTAAACCGTTGATAAAGACTAATAGATCTGTCTTGTAACGGATCAGGATCTTCTTTTTTTTCGGAGGGAGGTCCTGAGGACGTGGCACTGGATGACAGAACTCTCTTGGATAAGATATCCTGCTCCCACTGTTTATGGTGAAAGACCCCTGGTTGGGATTGAACAGCAGTGAATGGCTTCCTTTCCTTTGCAACACACTGGGCAGTGGGTAAGTGCAGCCACCGTTTCTGAGGGCCTTGTACCACAACCACTCTGGATTCCAAGGTATACAAAAGTAATGGTCCCTTCATGTTTTGACAGTGTCCCAAAAGACCGGCTTTATGTGGTTCCATGCACGTCCTATGTGCCAGTCGGAATACAGTCTTTGGTACATTCCATTGCATTTTGAAGAATGGAGATTGATGGACCTCAGCTTCTATAGacactagattaaaaaaaaaaaattagattgtaCATAGATTTCCATTGTAAACCAATCCACTTAAACACAAATTGTTAACTATTAGGAAGTTAAAAGACAGACACTGTTACCAAATCCACAGAAATTAATGTTAAGGTATATAGTTCTaatataccacaattttaaaatttcattaaaacacATCATTTAAATATGATACAGTAAACCACGGCAGCAGACATCATGAAGGGTAAGGTTTCAGGGCTGTTTTATTGCTGCAAAAGGGATACCTGCAGGGCTTCTCTCATTCTACAAACAAGTAGTGTAATATAACAGGAAAATCAGATCTGGAAGTAAAAGAGTTGGGCTGTAATGTTTTGGGGTCATAATTCTGTGCAATTATCTCTTAGACTGGACTTGAGATGGGAATTTCAAGACCTGAATTCATCACTCTCCACATCCCCCTTCTCTGAAAACAGAATAACCAATCAGTCTCATTATACTTGTTTATTTGGCAAAAATGCTTTAAATCTTCTAATACATGGTCATCCAGAACCTGGTCTTTTGTTAAGTATCTGAGTAGTGGTATCCAGTGGTGATATCTTGCATATCTCTATTGTCACATCACATCATGGGCTACAGtgccttctttaccactgaaaataGTGAAGAGTGCTTTTAAGTCTATAATCAGATTAGAGCACCAATTCCAGGAACACCATAACCAATTCAGAAAATTCATCCTTACAATTCTGTTCCTTTAGAATCACTCTTAGTACCAAAATATGAATCAGAAGGGTTCTCCAGAGATATTgaaacaacaggaaaaaacagATGTTTATCTACCTATctctatagggcttcccaggtggcgctagtggtaaagaacctgcctgccaatgcaggagacacagagatgcaggttcgattcctgggttgggaaggtcccctaaaggaggaaatggcaacccagtccaatattcttgcctggagaatcccatgggcagagaaacctgataggctacagtccatagggtcacacagagtcagacatgactgaagcgacttaacaggcACGCACCTATTTTTTGGCTTATCTCTATCTAGATAGATATTTCTATCTATTAGGTATCTATTATAAGGTTGTTTAAATAGATACATGTTTATGTTAAGGAACTAGCTCACACAACTGTGGGGGCTACACATTTGATATGTGTAGGGTAGATTTGCAGGCTGGAAACTCAGACAAGAACTGATGCCACagtcttgagattttttttttcttcttgagatGCCTCAGTTTGAAATTTAGACTGAactgtgagtcccttggactgcaaggagatccaaccagtccatcctaaaggaaatcagtcctgaaaattcattggaaggactgatgctgaagctgaaactccaatactctggacacctgatgcaaagaactgactcactggaaaagaccctgatgctgggaaagattgaaggcaggagaaggggatgacagaggatgagatggctggatggcattactgactctatggacatgagtctgagtaagctccaggagtaggtaatggacagggaggcctggtgtgctgctgtccgtggagttgcaaagagtcggacacgactgagtgactgaactgaaccgatagcCAGATCtcttgttaagttgctcagtcttgtccaactctctgcgaccaccaggcttctctgttcatgggatttttcccagcaagaatattggcttgccattttcttctccaggggatcttctgacccagggatcaaagccacgtctacctgccttagcaggcagattctttattaatgaactaccagggaagccatccatAGCCAGGTTTAGTTGACGAAGCTACTCACCACACATACAAGCTTATAGATTTCTCAACCAAATCTTTACTTTCTACTACAGTAAAAACCTTTTAAACAATGATATCTTATGTGCTCAAAAAAAGGCAATACTATTTCAATAGGGACACTTTGGTTGAGTGAACTGGAGGAATGAATAGTTCTTCCAAAACTGTTTAGAGAAACATACCTTCTACAACCACCTCTTTTTCCTACCTCCAAGAATAGTATCTATCATTCCAGGGAAACTGTAACATtgtatctacattttaaaaacaatttttatgtttcaaaaaatGTGATATTCAACCCTACAATAGAAATGACACCTTAAAATTACACACCTCTGAGTGCTCTCACTTTAAGGGATTGTATCTATGGAATTTGTTGCTTGGCTTTGACCAGAAAGATTACAAGTTACCACTTCATTTTTCTCTCAAAGGAGGAAAGTCTAATACAAAACAGGAGAATTCCAAACCAGTCTGGGTGAATGGACcaaataatcaaaacagcacaTAAAGAAATCTTATAAATGGGTTGAAATAAATCCTGTATGTCCTTtcaaaaaaaatgagattttgaaaaatctttctAGGTGATTCATTCATCCATAACCATCCCACTATGTTCAAGGCACCTGGGTTAAATCACTGAACAAAAGGATGATCACTGTCTTGCTAGagttcacatgctagcaagacaTTTATCCAGCTGTTTTCTCTCTGAACATAATAACCCAAGCAGTAAGAAATatcaaaacattttctgaaaatctactatgtgccaggtaacTTCCAGTTCTCAGTCTGGCCTTAAATAGGCACTGTTTCATTAGCACAGTACAGTCTCTGGGCTTTccacgtggctcagtgataaaagaatctgcctgctaaggcaggagttgcaagagaccctggttccatccctgtgtctggaagatcccctggagaaggaaagggcaatccactccagtattcttgcctggaaaatcccatgaacagaggagcctgtcgggtttcagtccatagggtcgcaaagagtggaatatgactgagcatgcacaaaccATGGTCTTTGGAGTCAGGCTGCTTGGATCCAAAACCTAGCCCACTACTACTTCCcagctgcatgaccttgggcaagttacttaccactcatctataaaacaaaataataacaacaatccCACTGTATCATGTACAAGTTAAAAATGAATTCGAATATATAAAGGTAGTAAAAGGTACTAGTAGACTATCAGCTATTACTCTTTTAACTCAATTTCCAGAAAAGCAGTTATTACTCAGGCAATAGTGGGGAAAAATAACATCAATGGTTTTATTTAGCTCATTTACTCcctccctggagtaggaaatggcagcccattccagtattcttgactgggaaatcccatggatagagaagcctgg
It includes:
- the FAM210A gene encoding protein FAM210A, whose translation is MQWNVPKTVFRLAHRTCMEPHKAGLLGHCQNMKGPLLLYTLESRVVVVQGPQKRWLHLPTAQCVAKERKPFTAVQSQPGVFHHKQWEQDILSKRVLSSSATSSGPPSEKKEDPDPLQDRSISLYQRFKKTFRQYGKVLIPVHLITSAVWFGTFYYAAMKGVNVVPFLELIGLPDSIVNILKNSQSGNALTAYALFKIATPARYTVTLGGTSFTVKYLRSRGYMSTPPPVKEYLQDKMEETKELLTEKMEETKDRLTEKLQETKGKVSLKKKVE